A region from the Mycobacterium heidelbergense genome encodes:
- a CDS encoding tetratricopeptide repeat protein gives MTRPRSSIGPALAGAVDLSGLKQRAQQKASAGGPAGTTEVTEANFESEVLIRSDEVPVVVLLWSPRSDACVQLVEALSGMAAEDNGAWSLATVNVDATPRVAQIFGVEAVPTVVALAAGQPLSSFQGLLPPDQMRQWVDQLLSATAGKLRGPGDSEGAAEADPELARARQQLEAGELGAAEKSYQAILDADPGSVEAKAALHRIGFLTRAIAQSPDAVAMADAAPGDVDAALAAADVQILNHDVSGAFERLIALVRGTSGDERTRVRTRLIELFELFDPADPEVVVGRRNLANALY, from the coding sequence GTGACGCGTCCGCGATCCTCGATCGGGCCCGCGCTGGCCGGTGCGGTCGACCTGTCCGGTCTCAAGCAGCGAGCCCAGCAGAAGGCCTCGGCGGGTGGTCCCGCCGGCACAACGGAGGTCACCGAAGCCAACTTCGAATCCGAGGTGCTGATCCGGTCCGACGAAGTGCCGGTCGTGGTGCTGCTGTGGTCGCCGCGCAGCGACGCCTGCGTTCAGCTGGTTGAGGCGCTGTCCGGCATGGCCGCCGAGGACAACGGCGCGTGGTCGCTGGCGACGGTCAACGTCGACGCGACCCCCAGGGTCGCCCAGATATTCGGCGTCGAAGCGGTGCCCACCGTCGTGGCGCTGGCCGCCGGCCAGCCGCTGTCCAGCTTCCAGGGCCTCCTGCCGCCCGATCAGATGCGCCAGTGGGTGGACCAATTGCTTTCCGCGACAGCCGGGAAGCTTCGGGGCCCCGGCGATTCCGAAGGGGCCGCGGAAGCCGATCCGGAGCTGGCGCGGGCCCGCCAACAGCTGGAGGCCGGCGAGCTCGGCGCCGCCGAAAAGTCGTATCAGGCGATCCTGGACGCCGATCCCGGCAGCGTCGAGGCGAAGGCCGCGCTGCACCGGATCGGCTTCCTCACGCGCGCGATCGCACAGAGCCCGGACGCGGTCGCCATGGCCGATGCCGCGCCGGGGGACGTCGACGCCGCCTTGGCGGCCGCCGATGTGCAAATCCTCAACCACGACGTGAGCGGGGCGTTCGAGCGCCTGATTGCCTTGGTGCGCGGCACATCTGGTGACGAGCGCACCCGGGTGCGCACCCGATTGATCGAGCTGTTCGAGCTTTTCGACCCCGCCGACCCCGAGGTCGTCGTCGGTCGGCGCAACCTCGCCAACGCCCTCTACTGA
- the glgB gene encoding 1,4-alpha-glucan branching protein GlgB has protein sequence MSRADQLAGADLAPDPSDLARLVAGAHHNPHGILGAHEYGDRTVIRAFRPHAREVVALVGGDRFPLRHIESGLFAVALPFANLIDYRLEVTYAGSGPHVVADAYRFLPTLGEVDLHLFNEGRHERLWDVLGAHPRSFTTADGVVNGVSFAVWAPNAKGVSLIGEFNGWTGDEAPMRVLGSSGVWELFWPGFPADGLYKFRVHGADGVVTERADPFAFATEVPPHTASRVTRSRYVWEDADWMARRARRNPVFEPMSTYEVHLGSWRPGLDYRQLARELTDYVVEHGFTHVELLPVAEHPFAGSWGYQVTSYYAPTSRFGAPDDFRALVDALHRAGIGVIVDWVPAHFPKDAWALGRFDGTPLYEHSDPKRGEQLDWGTYVFDFGRAEVRNFLVANALYWLEEFHVDGLRVDAVASMLYLDYSRPVGGWTPNVYGGRENLEAVQFLQEMNATAHKAAPGIVTIAEESTSWPGVTRPTNLGGLGFSMKWNMGWMHDTLDYISRDPIYRSYHHHEMTFSMLYAFSENYVLPISHDEVVHGKGTLWGRMPGNNHVKAAGLRSLLAYQWAHPGKQLLFMGQEFGQRAEWSEQRGLDWWQLDEQGFSNGILRLVRDINDIYRTHPALWSQDTTPEGYSWIDANDSANNVLSFLRYGSDGSVMACVFNFAGSEHGGYRLGLPSTGRWREVLNTDATVYNGSGIGNLGGVDATEDPWHGRPASAVLVLPPTSALWLAPA, from the coding sequence GTGAGCCGAGCCGACCAACTCGCCGGAGCGGACCTGGCGCCCGACCCCTCGGACCTGGCGCGCCTGGTGGCCGGTGCACACCACAACCCGCACGGCATCCTCGGCGCCCACGAGTACGGCGACCGCACGGTCATCCGGGCGTTTCGACCGCACGCGCGCGAGGTCGTCGCGCTCGTCGGTGGCGATCGGTTCCCGTTGCGGCACATCGAATCCGGCCTGTTCGCCGTGGCGCTACCGTTCGCGAACCTGATCGACTACCGGCTGGAGGTGACCTACGCGGGTTCTGGCCCCCACGTCGTCGCCGACGCGTACCGCTTCCTGCCCACCCTGGGCGAGGTCGACCTTCATCTCTTCAACGAGGGCCGCCACGAGCGGCTCTGGGACGTCCTTGGCGCCCATCCACGCTCGTTCACCACGGCCGACGGCGTCGTCAACGGCGTGTCGTTCGCCGTGTGGGCGCCCAACGCCAAGGGCGTCAGCCTGATCGGTGAGTTCAACGGGTGGACCGGCGACGAGGCGCCCATGCGGGTGCTGGGCTCCTCCGGAGTATGGGAGTTGTTCTGGCCCGGTTTCCCGGCGGACGGGCTGTACAAGTTCCGCGTGCACGGCGCCGACGGCGTCGTGACCGAGCGGGCCGACCCGTTCGCCTTCGCGACCGAGGTGCCGCCGCACACCGCGTCGCGAGTGACGCGCAGCAGATACGTTTGGGAGGACGCCGACTGGATGGCGCGGCGCGCGCGGCGCAACCCGGTGTTCGAGCCGATGAGCACCTACGAGGTCCATCTGGGCTCGTGGCGCCCCGGACTCGACTACCGACAGCTCGCCCGCGAGCTGACGGATTATGTTGTGGAACACGGGTTTACGCATGTGGAGCTGCTGCCGGTCGCTGAGCATCCGTTCGCCGGGTCCTGGGGATACCAGGTCACGTCGTACTACGCGCCGACATCGCGGTTCGGCGCGCCGGACGATTTCCGGGCGCTGGTCGACGCCCTGCACCGGGCAGGCATCGGGGTCATCGTGGACTGGGTGCCCGCGCACTTCCCGAAAGACGCGTGGGCGCTGGGGCGTTTCGACGGCACCCCGCTATACGAGCATTCCGATCCCAAACGCGGGGAGCAACTCGACTGGGGCACTTACGTGTTCGACTTCGGCCGCGCGGAAGTGCGCAATTTCCTGGTGGCCAACGCGCTGTATTGGCTCGAGGAGTTCCACGTTGACGGCCTTCGCGTGGACGCCGTCGCGTCGATGCTGTACCTGGACTACTCGCGGCCCGTGGGGGGCTGGACCCCGAACGTCTACGGTGGGCGGGAGAACCTGGAGGCCGTGCAGTTCCTGCAGGAGATGAACGCCACGGCACACAAGGCGGCGCCGGGCATCGTCACGATCGCCGAGGAGTCGACGTCGTGGCCCGGCGTGACGCGCCCGACAAACCTTGGCGGCCTGGGCTTTTCGATGAAGTGGAACATGGGCTGGATGCACGACACGCTGGACTACATCAGCCGCGATCCGATCTACCGCAGCTACCACCACCACGAGATGACGTTCTCGATGCTGTACGCGTTCAGCGAGAACTACGTGCTGCCGATCAGCCACGACGAGGTGGTGCACGGCAAGGGCACGCTGTGGGGGCGGATGCCGGGCAACAACCACGTCAAGGCCGCCGGGCTGCGCAGCCTGCTCGCCTATCAATGGGCGCACCCGGGCAAGCAGCTGTTGTTCATGGGCCAGGAATTCGGCCAGCGCGCCGAATGGTCCGAGCAGCGCGGGTTGGATTGGTGGCAGCTCGACGAGCAGGGTTTTTCCAACGGGATTCTGCGCCTCGTGCGCGACATCAACGACATCTACCGCACTCACCCGGCGCTGTGGAGCCAGGACACCACTCCCGAGGGTTATTCCTGGATCGACGCCAACGACTCCGCCAACAACGTGCTGAGTTTCCTGCGGTACGGAAGCGACGGCTCGGTCATGGCCTGCGTGTTCAATTTCGCGGGTTCCGAACACGGCGGCTACCGTCTGGGCCTGCCGTCGACCGGCCGCTGGCGCGAGGTGCTCAACACCGACGCGACCGTCTACAACGGGTCGGGAATCGGCAACCTCGGCGGCGTCGACGCCACCGAGGACCCGTGGCATGGGCGGCCGGCCTCCGCGGTGCTGGTCCTGCCCCCCACGTCGGCGTTGTGGTTGGCGCCCGCGTAG
- a CDS encoding alpha-1,4-glucan--maltose-1-phosphate maltosyltransferase: protein MTGRVEIDNVAPVVSCGAYPAKAVVGEVVPVSAAVWREGHEAVAATLVVRYLGPRYPQAAEIRRIKAVQAPERPARALEAGADERQRVKPLLLTMAEGQEPYVFHGQFTPDRVGLWTFRVDGWGDPIHSWRHGLVAKLDAGQGETELSNDLLVGASLFERAAAGVPRAQRDPLLAAAAALRTPGDPVTRTALALAPDIEELLANYPLRDLVTRGQQYGVWVDRPLARFGSWYEMFPRSTGGWDADGRPVHGTFATAAAQLPRIAAMGFDVVYLPPIHPIGKVHRKGPNNSPTAAPTDVGSPWAIGSDEGGHDAIHPALGTIDDFDDFVAAARDLGMEVALDLALQCAPDHPWAREHRQWFTELPDGTIAYAENPPKKYQDIYPLNFDNDPAGLYDEVLRVVRHWIDHGVKFFRVDNPHTKPPDFWAWLIAQVKDTDPDVLFLSEAFTPPARQYGLAKLGFTQSYSYFTWRTAKWELTEFGNDIAALADFRRPNLFVNTPDILHAVLQHDGPGMFAIRAALAATMGPAWGVYSGYELFEHRAIREGSEEYLDSEKYELRPRDYAGALAEGRSLEPFITQLNTIRRLHPALQQLRTIHFHGVDNDALLAYSKFDPATGDCVLVVVTLNAFAPEEATLWLDMAALGMEPYERFWVRDEITGQEYQWGQANYVRIDPGRAVAHIINMPLIPYESRTTLLRRR, encoded by the coding sequence GTGACCGGTCGTGTCGAGATCGACAACGTCGCGCCCGTCGTGTCCTGCGGCGCGTATCCCGCCAAGGCCGTGGTCGGTGAGGTCGTCCCGGTCAGCGCGGCGGTATGGCGGGAGGGTCACGAGGCCGTCGCGGCGACGCTGGTCGTGCGCTACCTCGGGCCGCGCTATCCGCAGGCGGCCGAGATACGCCGGATCAAGGCGGTTCAGGCCCCCGAGCGGCCGGCGCGCGCGCTCGAGGCCGGCGCCGACGAGCGGCAGCGGGTCAAGCCGTTGCTGCTTACCATGGCGGAGGGGCAGGAGCCCTACGTGTTCCACGGTCAGTTCACCCCGGACCGCGTCGGGCTCTGGACTTTTCGGGTCGACGGGTGGGGTGACCCCATTCACTCCTGGCGGCACGGCCTGGTTGCCAAGCTGGACGCCGGGCAGGGCGAGACGGAGCTGTCCAACGATCTGCTGGTCGGGGCTTCGCTGTTCGAACGCGCCGCGGCGGGCGTGCCGCGCGCCCAGCGCGATCCGCTGCTGGCCGCCGCCGCGGCGTTGCGGACTCCCGGGGATCCGGTGACCCGCACCGCGCTGGCCCTGGCTCCCGACATCGAGGAACTCCTGGCGAACTACCCGTTGCGCGATCTGGTCACCCGGGGCCAACAGTACGGGGTCTGGGTGGATCGGCCGCTGGCCCGCTTCGGCTCGTGGTACGAGATGTTTCCGCGCTCGACCGGCGGGTGGGACGCCGACGGCAGGCCCGTGCACGGCACCTTCGCCACGGCGGCCGCGCAGCTTCCGCGCATCGCCGCGATGGGGTTCGACGTCGTCTACCTGCCGCCGATCCACCCGATCGGCAAGGTACACCGCAAGGGCCCCAACAACTCCCCCACCGCCGCCCCGACGGATGTGGGTTCCCCGTGGGCGATCGGCAGCGACGAGGGCGGCCACGACGCCATTCACCCGGCCCTGGGCACGATCGACGACTTCGACGACTTCGTCGCCGCGGCGCGGGATCTGGGCATGGAGGTGGCGCTGGACCTGGCGCTGCAATGCGCGCCGGATCATCCGTGGGCCCGCGAACACCGCCAGTGGTTCACCGAATTGCCGGACGGAACGATCGCCTATGCGGAGAACCCGCCGAAGAAGTACCAGGACATCTATCCGCTCAACTTCGACAACGACCCCGCGGGCCTCTACGACGAGGTGCTGCGCGTCGTCCGGCACTGGATCGACCACGGCGTCAAGTTCTTTCGGGTCGACAATCCCCACACCAAGCCGCCCGACTTCTGGGCGTGGCTGATCGCTCAGGTGAAAGACACCGACCCCGACGTGCTCTTCCTGTCCGAGGCGTTCACCCCGCCGGCCCGCCAGTACGGCCTGGCCAAGCTGGGCTTCACGCAGTCGTACTCCTACTTCACCTGGCGCACGGCCAAGTGGGAACTCACCGAATTCGGCAACGACATCGCCGCCCTCGCCGACTTTCGCCGGCCGAACCTGTTCGTCAACACCCCCGACATCCTGCACGCGGTATTGCAGCACGACGGCCCGGGCATGTTCGCCATCCGCGCGGCGCTGGCGGCGACCATGGGTCCGGCCTGGGGCGTGTACTCCGGCTACGAGCTGTTCGAGCACCGCGCGATACGGGAGGGCAGCGAGGAGTACCTGGATTCCGAGAAGTACGAATTGCGGCCACGCGACTACGCGGGCGCCCTCGCCGAGGGCAGGTCACTCGAGCCTTTCATCACACAGCTCAACACGATTCGCCGCCTGCATCCCGCGCTGCAACAGCTGCGCACGATCCATTTCCACGGCGTGGACAACGACGCGCTGCTGGCCTACAGCAAGTTCGACCCGGCCACCGGCGACTGCGTGTTGGTGGTGGTGACGCTCAACGCCTTCGCGCCCGAAGAGGCGACCCTGTGGTTAGACATGGCGGCGCTGGGTATGGAGCCCTACGAACGGTTCTGGGTGCGCGACGAGATCACCGGCCAGGAATACCAATGGGGGCAGGCAAATTACGTTCGCATCGATCCCGGGCGTGCGGTCGCCCACATCATCAACATGCCGCTCATACCGTACGAATCCCGAACCACGCTGCTGCGCAGGAGGTGA
- the glgP gene encoding alpha-glucan family phosphorylase, translating to MKALRRFTVRAHLPERLAALDQLSTNLRWSWDKPTQELFATIDPTLWERCGCDPVALLGAVSPARLDELALDEGFLGRLDGLAADLNDYLSRPLWYQQRQRESPDSRAMPSAVAYFSMEFGVAEVLPNYSGGLGILAGDHLKSASDLGVPLVAVGLYYRSGYFRQSLTADGWQNETYPSLDPQGLPLRLLTDATGDPVLVELTLPESTQLRARVWVAQVGRVPLLLLDSDVPENEHELRGVTDRLYGGDQEHRMRQEILAGIGGVRAIRAFTAIEGLPAPEVWHMNEGHAGFLGTERIRELITDSGLDFDTALTVVRSSTVFTTHTPVPAGIDRFPVEMVRLYFDDHLGDDGAGGPALLPGVPTARIVALGAEDDPTKFNMAHMGLRLAQRANGVSLLHGRVSRAMFNELWPGFDPGEVPIGSITNGVHARTWAAPQWLQLGRELAGSDSFGDPGVWLRLQQVDPGHLWWIRSQLRSLLVEDVRRRLRRSWQERGASDAELGWIATAFDPNVLTIGFARRVPTYKRLTLMLRDPDRLERLLLDDERPIQLIVAGKSHPADDGGKALIQQVVRFADRPEVRHRIAFLPDYDMSMARLLYWGCDVWLNNPLRPLEACGTSGMKSALNGGLNLSIRDGWWDEWYDGENGWEIPSADGLADETRRDDLEASALYDLLEQAVAPKFYERNEHGVPPRWIEMVRHTLQTLGPKVLASRMVRDYVESYYTPAAESLHRTVAPADEASGEFGAARELAAYRRRAEGAWPKITVTDVDSTGLPDTPALGSKLTLTATVDLAGLRPDEVTVQAVVGRVDATDALLDPVTVDMSYTGTAEAGNQVFSTTTPLPLAGAVGYTVRVLPHHPMLAAGNELGLVTLAR from the coding sequence GTGAAAGCCCTTCGCCGCTTTACCGTCCGTGCGCACTTGCCCGAGCGTCTGGCCGCGCTGGATCAGCTGTCGACGAACCTGCGGTGGTCGTGGGACAAACCGACGCAGGAGCTGTTCGCGACCATCGACCCGACGCTGTGGGAGCGGTGCGGCTGCGACCCGGTGGCGCTGTTGGGCGCGGTGAGCCCGGCACGGCTCGACGAGTTGGCGCTCGACGAAGGCTTCCTGGGCCGGCTCGACGGGCTGGCGGCCGACCTGAACGACTACCTGAGCCGTCCGTTGTGGTACCAGCAGCGGCAGCGCGAAAGCCCCGACAGCCGGGCGATGCCGAGCGCGGTCGCGTACTTCTCGATGGAGTTCGGCGTCGCCGAGGTGCTGCCCAATTACTCGGGTGGGCTGGGGATTCTCGCCGGCGACCACCTGAAGTCGGCGTCGGATCTGGGGGTTCCGTTGGTCGCGGTGGGCCTCTACTACCGCTCCGGGTACTTCCGGCAGTCGCTGACCGCGGATGGCTGGCAGAACGAGACCTACCCGTCGCTGGACCCGCAGGGGCTGCCGTTGCGGCTGCTGACCGACGCGACGGGCGACCCGGTCCTGGTGGAGCTGACGCTTCCCGAATCCACCCAGCTGCGGGCCCGGGTCTGGGTGGCGCAGGTGGGCCGCGTTCCGTTGCTCCTGCTGGATTCCGACGTTCCCGAGAACGAACACGAGCTACGCGGCGTCACCGATCGCCTCTATGGCGGCGATCAGGAGCATCGGATGCGGCAAGAGATCCTGGCCGGCATCGGCGGGGTGCGGGCGATCCGCGCGTTCACCGCCATCGAGGGGCTGCCCGCGCCCGAGGTGTGGCACATGAACGAGGGCCACGCCGGGTTCCTCGGGACGGAACGCATCCGGGAGCTGATCACCGACTCGGGGCTGGACTTCGACACCGCGCTGACGGTGGTGCGGTCCAGCACGGTGTTCACCACCCACACCCCGGTGCCCGCGGGAATCGACCGGTTCCCCGTCGAGATGGTGCGGCTCTACTTCGACGACCATCTGGGTGATGACGGTGCGGGCGGGCCCGCGCTGCTGCCGGGCGTACCGACCGCGCGGATCGTCGCGCTGGGCGCCGAGGACGATCCGACCAAGTTCAACATGGCCCACATGGGCCTGCGGCTCGCGCAACGGGCCAACGGTGTCTCGTTGCTGCACGGCCGGGTGAGCCGGGCCATGTTCAACGAATTGTGGCCCGGATTCGACCCGGGCGAGGTGCCGATCGGATCGATCACCAACGGCGTGCACGCGCGCACCTGGGCCGCGCCGCAATGGTTGCAGCTGGGGCGCGAACTGGCCGGGTCCGACTCGTTCGGCGACCCCGGCGTGTGGCTGCGACTGCAGCAGGTCGACCCGGGTCATCTGTGGTGGATCCGCTCGCAGCTGCGGTCGCTGCTGGTCGAGGATGTCCGGCGGCGGCTGCGCCGCTCGTGGCAGGAACGCGGCGCGTCGGACGCCGAATTAGGGTGGATAGCAACGGCTTTCGATCCGAACGTGCTCACCATCGGGTTCGCCCGACGGGTGCCGACCTACAAGCGGCTGACGCTGATGCTGCGCGATCCGGATCGGCTGGAACGGCTGCTGCTCGACGACGAGAGGCCGATCCAGCTGATCGTCGCCGGGAAGTCCCACCCGGCCGACGACGGCGGCAAGGCGCTGATCCAGCAGGTGGTGCGCTTCGCCGACCGGCCGGAGGTGCGCCACCGCATCGCGTTTTTGCCCGACTACGACATGTCGATGGCCCGGCTGCTGTATTGGGGCTGCGACGTGTGGCTGAACAACCCGCTGCGGCCGCTGGAGGCCTGCGGCACCTCGGGGATGAAGAGCGCGCTCAACGGTGGGCTGAACCTGTCCATCCGCGACGGCTGGTGGGACGAATGGTACGACGGCGAAAACGGTTGGGAGATACCGTCTGCCGACGGGCTGGCCGACGAGACGCGGCGCGACGACCTGGAGGCCAGCGCGCTCTACGACCTGCTGGAGCAGGCGGTGGCACCGAAGTTCTACGAGCGCAACGAACACGGGGTGCCGCCGCGGTGGATCGAAATGGTGCGGCACACCCTGCAGACGCTGGGGCCGAAGGTGTTGGCGTCCCGGATGGTGCGGGACTACGTCGAGAGCTACTACACGCCCGCGGCGGAGTCGCTGCACAGGACCGTCGCCCCCGCCGACGAGGCGAGTGGCGAGTTCGGCGCCGCCCGCGAGCTGGCCGCCTACCGCCGGCGCGCGGAAGGGGCGTGGCCCAAGATCACCGTCACCGACGTCGACAGCACCGGCCTGCCGGACACGCCCGCGCTGGGCTCGAAGCTGACCCTGACCGCGACCGTGGACCTGGCCGGGCTGCGGCCCGACGAGGTCACGGTTCAGGCGGTGGTGGGTAGGGTCGACGCCACCGACGCGCTGCTGGACCCGGTGACCGTCGACATGTCCTACACCGGCACCGCCGAGGCGGGCAATCAGGTCTTTTCGACGACGACGCCGCTGCCGCTGGCCGGAGCGGTCGGATACACGGTGCGGGTGCTGCCCCACCATCCGATGCTCGCGGCCGGCAACGAGCTCGGCCTCGTCACGCTGGCTCGTTAG
- a CDS encoding ATP-dependent DNA helicase encodes MSVSVRELLAAAVAALGGSERSGQVEMAEAVERAFRTGEHLVVQAGTGTGKSLAYLVPAIVRAVGDDAPVVVSTATIALQRQLVDRDLPRLADALVDALPRRPRFALLKGRRNYLCLNKIHNGAADDQDAEGERPQEELFDAMAATALGRDVQRLTAWASTTDSGDRDDLKPGVPDRAWSQVSVSARECLGVARCPFGTECFSERARGEAGRADVVVTNHALLAIDAVTESAVLPEHALLVVDEAHELVDRVTSVATAELTTTALGVLSRRIARLVDPELTQRLEATTANLAAAFHDAQIIKPGRVDRLDDEMATYLTALRDVTGAARSAIDTTSDAKAAAARAEAVAALSEISDTASRILTSFGPAIPDRTDVVWLEHEDNRGAPHPVLRVAPLSVADLLRGRVFARSTTVLTSATLTVGGSFDAMAAAWGLSGAGTGDDPPWRGLDVGSPFQHARAGILYVAAHLPPPGRDGTGSAEQLTEIAELVTAAGGRTLGLFSSMRAARAAAEAMRERLATPVLCQGDDGTAALVERFAAEAETSLFGTLSLWQGVDVPGPSLSLVLIDRIPFPRPDDPLLGARQRAVAARGGNGFMAVAASHAALLLAQGSGRLLRRVTDRGVVAVLDSRMVTARYGGYLRASLPPFWQTNDAAQVRAALERLRA; translated from the coding sequence GTGTCGGTGTCCGTGCGCGAGCTGCTGGCCGCGGCCGTGGCGGCGCTCGGCGGCAGCGAGCGTAGCGGCCAAGTGGAGATGGCCGAGGCCGTCGAGCGGGCCTTCCGCACCGGCGAGCATCTCGTCGTGCAGGCCGGCACGGGCACCGGCAAGTCGCTGGCCTACCTGGTTCCCGCGATCGTCCGCGCGGTCGGCGACGACGCGCCGGTCGTGGTGTCGACGGCCACGATCGCGCTGCAGCGCCAACTCGTCGATCGCGACCTGCCCCGGCTGGCCGATGCGCTCGTCGACGCGCTGCCCCGCCGCCCGCGCTTCGCGCTGCTGAAGGGGCGACGAAACTACCTGTGCCTGAACAAAATCCACAACGGCGCCGCGGACGATCAAGACGCGGAAGGCGAACGGCCGCAGGAGGAGCTCTTCGACGCCATGGCCGCCACCGCCCTGGGCCGCGACGTGCAACGGCTCACCGCCTGGGCGTCGACGACCGATTCCGGCGACCGCGACGACCTGAAGCCCGGGGTGCCGGACCGGGCCTGGTCGCAGGTGAGCGTCTCCGCGCGGGAATGCCTCGGGGTGGCCCGCTGCCCGTTCGGCACCGAGTGCTTTTCCGAGCGGGCCAGGGGTGAGGCCGGCCGCGCCGACGTCGTCGTCACCAACCACGCGCTGCTGGCCATCGACGCCGTCACCGAATCGGCGGTGCTGCCGGAACACGCGCTGCTGGTGGTCGACGAGGCGCACGAGTTGGTCGACCGGGTGACCTCGGTGGCCACGGCGGAGCTGACGACGACCGCCCTCGGCGTCCTGTCGCGGCGGATCGCCCGGCTGGTCGATCCCGAACTGACCCAACGGCTGGAGGCGACGACGGCGAACCTGGCGGCGGCATTCCACGACGCCCAGATCATCAAGCCGGGCCGCGTCGACCGCCTCGACGACGAGATGGCGACGTACCTGACCGCGCTGCGCGACGTCACCGGTGCGGCGCGGTCGGCGATCGACACCACGAGCGACGCGAAGGCCGCCGCGGCGCGGGCCGAGGCCGTCGCGGCGCTGAGCGAGATATCCGACACCGCGTCGCGGATCCTGACGTCGTTCGGCCCCGCCATCCCCGATCGCACCGACGTGGTCTGGCTCGAGCACGAGGACAACCGGGGTGCGCCGCATCCCGTGCTGCGGGTGGCGCCGCTGTCGGTCGCGGACCTGCTGCGCGGCCGGGTGTTCGCCCGTTCGACGACCGTGTTGACGTCGGCGACGCTGACCGTCGGCGGGTCCTTCGACGCGATGGCCGCGGCATGGGGTTTGAGCGGCGCCGGCACCGGTGACGATCCGCCCTGGCGCGGTCTGGACGTCGGGTCGCCGTTTCAGCACGCGCGGGCCGGAATCCTTTACGTGGCCGCCCATCTGCCGCCGCCGGGCCGCGACGGCACCGGCTCGGCCGAGCAGCTGACCGAGATCGCCGAGCTCGTCACCGCCGCCGGCGGGCGCACCCTGGGGCTGTTCTCGTCGATGCGGGCCGCGCGGGCCGCCGCCGAGGCCATGCGGGAACGGCTGGCGACGCCGGTGTTGTGTCAGGGCGACGACGGCACCGCCGCGCTGGTCGAGCGGTTCGCCGCCGAGGCGGAGACCTCGCTGTTCGGCACGCTGTCGCTGTGGCAGGGCGTCGACGTCCCGGGGCCGTCGCTGTCGCTGGTGCTGATCGACCGCATCCCGTTTCCCCGGCCCGACGATCCGCTGCTGGGCGCCCGGCAGCGCGCGGTGGCCGCCCGCGGCGGCAACGGCTTCATGGCCGTCGCCGCCAGCCACGCCGCGCTGCTGTTGGCGCAGGGGTCGGGCCGGCTGCTGCGCCGCGTCACCGACCGCGGGGTGGTGGCGGTCCTCGACTCCCGGATGGTCACCGCGCGCTACGGCGGTTACCTGCGCGCCTCGCTGCCGCCGTTCTGGCAGACCAACGACGCGGCGCAGGTCCGCGCCGCGCTGGAGCGGCTGCGCGCCTAA